Proteins found in one Streptococcus criceti HS-6 genomic segment:
- a CDS encoding sensor histidine kinase, whose product MFNKLKKGLFSEGFSTFLHFLSVFTVIFLVMTILILQIMRIGIYSSVDDNLDKAAESVNSYIYMNMYKASLYSAFDGNDDSDLSIFTDGDDFLGNGTTLPADANASGSPEQNKSHVELNATIETVMYDKNGKVLNSSEIFSGLNKLKMNRDELGEVNEVSIDGSFREKEHYRYKTIAVSDKQFPKVAYVTIAISVNQLDSVNSRYQIIIISVMVTFWLLSVFASVYLANWSRKPILESYERQKNFVEDASHELRTPLTVLQNRLESLFRKPDQTILDNYETIASSLEEVRNMRILTTNLLNLARRDDHLNPKIEEIEPAFFDSIFENYQMIAEENGKSLTCRNRLDLPMKSDKTLIKQVMTILFDNAVKYTGEDGAIDISVTSEAGKLLISVADNGAGISEEDKIKIFDRFYRIDKARNRQTGGFGLGLSLAKQIVDALKGTISVRDNEPTGTIFEIKLSA is encoded by the coding sequence ATGTTCAATAAGTTAAAGAAGGGTCTCTTTTCTGAAGGATTCTCGACTTTTCTTCACTTCCTATCTGTCTTCACCGTAATTTTCTTGGTGATGACTATTTTGATTTTGCAAATCATGCGGATTGGGATTTATTCATCAGTTGACGACAACCTCGATAAGGCAGCTGAAAGTGTTAATTCCTATATCTATATGAATATGTATAAGGCGAGTCTGTACTCAGCCTTTGACGGTAATGATGATTCAGATCTCTCCATCTTTACTGATGGGGATGATTTTTTGGGAAATGGGACGACCCTTCCTGCCGATGCTAATGCTTCAGGCAGTCCAGAACAGAACAAATCCCATGTAGAATTGAATGCTACGATTGAAACAGTCATGTATGATAAAAATGGCAAGGTACTTAATAGCTCAGAAATTTTTTCCGGACTGAACAAACTGAAAATGAATCGGGATGAACTGGGCGAGGTCAACGAGGTTAGTATTGATGGTAGTTTTCGTGAGAAGGAACACTACCGCTATAAGACCATTGCAGTATCAGACAAGCAATTTCCTAAGGTTGCTTATGTCACTATTGCCATTAGTGTCAATCAGCTGGATAGTGTTAATTCTCGTTATCAAATTATCATTATATCGGTGATGGTGACCTTCTGGCTATTGTCAGTTTTTGCTAGCGTTTATCTGGCTAATTGGTCACGTAAACCAATTTTGGAAAGTTATGAAAGGCAAAAGAATTTTGTTGAAGATGCCAGCCATGAATTGCGGACACCTTTGACGGTTTTGCAAAACCGCTTAGAGAGCCTTTTTCGTAAGCCAGACCAAACGATTTTGGACAATTATGAAACCATTGCTTCTAGCTTAGAAGAAGTCCGAAATATGCGGATTTTAACCACCAATCTGTTGAATTTGGCTAGACGAGATGATCATCTTAATCCTAAGATTGAGGAAATTGAGCCAGCTTTCTTTGACAGTATTTTTGAGAACTACCAAATGATTGCTGAAGAAAATGGCAAAAGCTTAACCTGTCGTAACCGTCTGGATTTACCGATGAAATCTGATAAGACATTAATCAAGCAAGTCATGACCATTCTCTTTGATAATGCTGTTAAGTACACAGGAGAAGATGGTGCTATTGATATTAGCGTTACCAGTGAAGCTGGCAAATTGCTTATTTCAGTAGCAGATAATGGGGCTGGTATCAGCGAAGAAGATAAGATAAAGATTTTTGACCGCTTTTACCGGATTGATAAAGCTCGCAATCGTCAGACCGGTGGTTTTGGCTTAGGGTTATCTTTGGCTAAGCAGATTGTGGATGCCTTGAAAGGAACTATTTCTGTCCGCGATAATGAACCGACAGGAACTATTTTTGAAATTAAATTAAGTGCTTAA
- the rpsT gene encoding 30S ribosomal protein S20, which translates to MEVKTVANIKSAIKRAELNVKQNEKNSAQKSALRTTIKAFEANPSEELFRAASSAIDKAQSKGLIHKNKASRDKARLAAKLG; encoded by the coding sequence ATGGAGGTGAAAACTGTGGCAAATATTAAATCAGCTATCAAACGTGCTGAGCTTAACGTTAAGCAAAACGAAAAGAATTCAGCTCAAAAATCAGCTTTGCGTACTACTATCAAAGCTTTTGAAGCAAACCCATCTGAAGAACTTTTCCGTGCTGCCAGCTCAGCAATCGATAAAGCTCAATCTAAAGGGTTAATTCACAAAAATAAAGCAAGCCGTGATAAAGCTCGTCTTGCAGCTAAACTTGGATAA
- the coaA gene encoding type I pantothenate kinase, whose translation MSHEFINFEEISRKTWQGLHQAEQAPLSQEELDSIKSLNDKIDIQDVTDVYLPLISLIQIYKNAQENLSFAKGIFLQKQAKKRPFIIGISGSVAVGKSTTSRLLQLLLARTFKNSRVEMVTTDGFLYPNHILIDKGILDKKGFPESYNMERLINFLDGMKNGQTMSIPVYSHEIYDIIPQAEETIQSPDFLIIEGINVFQNQQNHRLYMNDYYDFSIYIDAEISHIEKWYLERFQSLLQLAKTDSKNYYYSLTKLDLKEALAISKKTWQRVNLVNLENYIEPTRNRAELILHKSQNHKIDKIYLKK comes from the coding sequence ATGTCTCATGAATTTATTAATTTCGAAGAAATCAGTCGGAAAACTTGGCAGGGCCTGCATCAAGCTGAACAAGCACCCTTAAGTCAAGAAGAACTAGATTCTATTAAAAGTCTCAACGATAAGATTGATATTCAGGATGTGACAGATGTTTATCTTCCGCTCATTAGCCTGATTCAAATTTATAAAAACGCTCAGGAAAATCTCAGCTTTGCTAAGGGAATCTTCTTACAGAAGCAAGCTAAAAAGCGCCCCTTTATCATTGGTATCTCTGGTTCGGTAGCTGTTGGTAAGTCCACTACCAGTCGACTTTTGCAGCTTCTTCTAGCCCGAACCTTTAAAAATAGCCGAGTTGAAATGGTAACAACCGATGGCTTTCTCTACCCTAACCATATCCTAATCGATAAGGGAATTTTGGATAAAAAAGGCTTTCCTGAAAGTTATAACATGGAACGTCTGATTAATTTCTTAGATGGCATGAAAAATGGTCAGACCATGTCTATTCCTGTATACTCTCATGAGATTTATGATATTATTCCCCAAGCCGAGGAAACCATTCAGTCACCTGATTTTCTTATCATTGAAGGTATCAATGTTTTTCAAAATCAGCAGAATCACCGACTGTATATGAATGACTACTATGACTTCTCCATCTATATTGATGCAGAAATATCCCATATTGAAAAATGGTATCTTGAACGTTTTCAAAGTTTACTCCAGTTAGCTAAAACAGACAGTAAAAACTATTATTACTCCTTGACAAAGCTGGATTTAAAAGAGGCCTTAGCCATCTCCAAAAAGACCTGGCAGAGGGTCAATTTAGTTAATCTGGAGAATTATATAGAACCGACTCGCAACCGAGCTGAGCTCATCTTGCATAAATCACAGAATCACAAGATTGATAAAATTTACCTGAAAAAGTGA
- a CDS encoding class I SAM-dependent methyltransferase, with the protein MAKMYYAERPDAEHDVHDLTVQLLGETFRFYTDAGVFSKKMIDYGSQVLLSALNFSAGDSLLDVGCGYGPLGISCAKVYGLAVSMVDINQRALDLARRNAQRNGVQADIYQSHIYEQVKGCFDHIVSNPPIRAGKQVVHEILQGAYDHLNPTGSLTVVIQKKQGAPSAKAKMEQVFGNVELVKKDKGYYVLRSIKE; encoded by the coding sequence GTGGCTAAGATGTACTATGCTGAAAGGCCTGATGCTGAGCATGATGTTCATGATTTGACAGTTCAGCTATTAGGTGAAACTTTTCGTTTTTATACGGATGCTGGTGTCTTTTCAAAAAAGATGATTGATTATGGTAGTCAGGTCCTTTTGTCTGCCCTAAATTTTTCGGCTGGGGACAGTCTCCTTGATGTTGGCTGTGGCTATGGTCCTCTGGGGATTAGTTGTGCTAAAGTCTATGGCTTAGCTGTTAGCATGGTTGATATTAATCAGCGAGCTTTGGATCTAGCTAGGAGAAATGCTCAACGTAATGGTGTTCAGGCTGACATTTACCAGTCGCATATCTATGAGCAGGTCAAGGGGTGTTTTGATCACATCGTCAGCAATCCTCCCATACGGGCAGGAAAACAGGTGGTGCATGAAATTTTGCAAGGTGCTTATGACCATCTCAATCCGACTGGTAGCTTAACTGTAGTTATCCAAAAGAAGCAAGGCGCTCCTAGCGCAAAGGCTAAGATGGAGCAAGTCTTTGGCAATGTTGAACTGGTCAAAAAAGATAAGGGTTACTATGTTTTAAGGAGTATAAAGGAATGA
- a CDS encoding pyrimidine-nucleoside phosphorylase produces the protein MRAVDLIQKKRDGGELTTAEIQWLIANYVAGAVPDYQMSAFAMAIFFKGMTMRETRDLTMAMVASGDQLDLSAISGIKVDKHSTGGVGDKVTLILAPLVASFGVPVAKMSGRGLGHTGGTLDKLESIKGYQIEVAEEDFIQQVKDIGIAVIGQSEQIVKADKLLYALRDVTATVDIMPLIASSVMSKKIAAGSDAIMLDVTVGDGAFMKTLDDAEELSRTMVNLGKEVGRQTVAVITNMGQPLGQAIGNRLEVLEAVQIMKGEGRSDITDFICQLAQIMLKLGGQEVELEKIKNHLTQGHALKKFEDLVAAQGGEVQDIYRPVQTDFIYEVRAESSGYISSLPALYFGRFAMEIGAGRAVKTDRLDYDAGIMFDKKVGDAISAGDLLAKIYSNRKIPQKKITEFAKNVTISNEKVSISEILKIIN, from the coding sequence ATGAGAGCGGTTGATTTAATTCAGAAAAAACGTGATGGCGGCGAATTAACTACAGCGGAAATTCAGTGGTTAATTGCGAACTATGTAGCGGGGGCGGTGCCTGATTACCAAATGTCAGCTTTTGCTATGGCTATCTTTTTCAAGGGGATGACCATGCGAGAGACTCGCGATTTGACCATGGCTATGGTTGCTTCGGGCGATCAGCTTGATTTATCGGCCATTTCTGGTATTAAGGTTGATAAGCACTCGACCGGTGGCGTTGGTGATAAGGTAACATTAATTTTGGCTCCTTTGGTAGCCAGTTTTGGCGTACCCGTTGCTAAAATGAGTGGAAGAGGGCTGGGGCATACTGGCGGAACCTTGGATAAACTAGAATCCATCAAAGGTTACCAAATCGAGGTTGCAGAAGAAGACTTTATTCAGCAGGTGAAAGACATAGGTATTGCGGTTATTGGCCAGTCAGAGCAGATTGTTAAGGCTGATAAATTGCTCTATGCCTTGCGGGATGTGACGGCAACAGTTGATATTATGCCCTTGATCGCCAGTTCGGTAATGTCTAAGAAAATTGCTGCTGGCTCGGATGCTATTATGCTGGATGTTACTGTTGGTGACGGTGCTTTTATGAAGACCCTTGATGATGCGGAAGAGCTGTCTCGAACCATGGTCAACCTTGGTAAAGAAGTTGGACGCCAGACTGTTGCTGTCATTACTAATATGGGCCAACCTTTGGGTCAAGCTATCGGTAACCGGCTGGAGGTTCTTGAAGCTGTTCAAATTATGAAGGGAGAAGGACGGTCAGATATTACCGATTTCATCTGCCAGCTAGCACAGATTATGTTGAAATTAGGTGGACAAGAAGTAGAACTAGAGAAAATCAAGAACCACTTGACACAAGGTCACGCTCTAAAAAAATTTGAAGACCTAGTAGCTGCTCAAGGCGGTGAAGTCCAAGATATCTATCGGCCGGTTCAGACTGATTTTATCTATGAAGTAAGGGCGGAAAGCTCAGGCTATATCTCCTCCCTTCCGGCCCTCTACTTTGGTCGCTTTGCCATGGAAATAGGAGCTGGTCGCGCAGTAAAAACCGATCGATTAGACTATGATGCCGGAATTATGTTCGACAAAAAAGTTGGGGATGCGATTTCAGCTGGAGATTTGTTGGCAAAAATCTACTCAAATCGAAAAATTCCTCAAAAAAAGATTACAGAATTCGCAAAAAATGTTACAATAAGTAACGAAAAAGTGTCCATAAGTGAAATATTAAAAATCATTAATTAG
- the deoC gene encoding deoxyribose-phosphate aldolase — translation MSINKYIDHTLLKPNATKDQIDQLLAEAKDYDFASVCVNPYWVAYCAEALKDSDVKVCTVIGFPLGANTTAVKVFEAKDAIANGAEEVDMVINIGQLKAGNYEAVKEDIQALVEATGKTLLKVIIETCLLTDEEKVKACQLAVSAGADYVKTSTGFSTGGANVPDVKLMRQTVGDTVGVKASGGARTYQDAKAFVEAGASRIGASAGVAIVEGEKASGAN, via the coding sequence ATGTCTATTAATAAGTACATTGATCATACTTTACTGAAGCCGAATGCGACTAAGGATCAGATAGACCAATTGTTGGCAGAAGCTAAAGATTATGATTTTGCCTCTGTCTGTGTTAATCCATACTGGGTTGCCTACTGTGCAGAAGCTTTGAAAGACTCAGATGTCAAGGTTTGTACGGTTATCGGTTTTCCTCTGGGTGCCAATACCACCGCTGTTAAGGTTTTTGAGGCTAAGGATGCCATTGCAAACGGTGCCGAAGAAGTGGATATGGTCATCAATATCGGTCAGTTAAAAGCTGGTAATTATGAAGCTGTCAAAGAAGATATTCAGGCCTTAGTTGAGGCGACAGGCAAAACTCTACTCAAGGTCATTATCGAAACCTGCCTCTTGACAGATGAAGAGAAGGTAAAGGCTTGTCAGTTGGCTGTTTCAGCTGGTGCAGATTATGTCAAGACTTCTACAGGCTTCTCAACCGGCGGTGCAAATGTTCCTGATGTGAAGTTGATGCGCCAAACTGTTGGTGATACAGTTGGTGTCAAGGCATCTGGTGGTGCTCGCACCTACCAAGATGCCAAGGCTTTCGTTGAGGCAGGGGCCAGTCGAATCGGTGCTTCAGCAGGCGTTGCTATTGTTGAAGGGGAAAAGGCCAGTGGTGCTAACTGA
- a CDS encoding cytidine deaminase, which produces MVLTDSNLVELARKASLYSYVPYSHFPVGAAVLTKSGQVFQGCNIENASFGLTNCAERTAIFKAVSEGQRDFSSIVIYGQTNQPISPCGACRQVMAEFFDLDCPVTLVSKDGATVEMTVGELLPYSFQSLE; this is translated from the coding sequence GTGGTGCTAACTGATTCCAATCTAGTCGAATTGGCTAGAAAAGCCAGTCTGTATTCCTATGTCCCTTATTCGCACTTTCCGGTTGGTGCGGCTGTTCTAACGAAGTCTGGTCAAGTTTTTCAGGGCTGTAATATTGAAAATGCCAGTTTTGGTCTGACTAACTGTGCAGAGCGGACAGCAATCTTTAAGGCGGTTTCGGAGGGGCAGCGAGATTTTTCTAGTATTGTAATTTATGGTCAAACCAATCAGCCGATTTCCCCTTGCGGGGCCTGTCGACAGGTTATGGCTGAGTTCTTTGATTTGGATTGCCCTGTCACTTTAGTTTCTAAAGATGGTGCGACTGTCGAGATGACAGTAGGTGAGTTACTACCATACTCTTTTCAGAGCCTAGAATAG
- a CDS encoding BMP family lipoprotein, which translates to MNKKLIGLGLAAVAILSLGACSRSSHSSSSSVKAAIVTDTGGVDDKSFNQSAWEGLQAWGKENKLKKDTDFTYFQSDDESQYATNLDSAQSKGYNLIFGIGYNLHDAVAEAAQSNSKTNYVIIDDVIEDQKNVASVLFADNEGAYLAGIAAAMQTKTNKVGFVGGVKSDTITRFETGFKAGVASVNKDIEVEVQYVGSYNDAAKGQTIAQSMYSGGADVIYHASGGSGKGVFSQAKEINEGLNSDAADKVWVIGVDRDQSEEGNYTAQDGKKSNFVLTSTVKEVGTVVKDIANDQLDGKKFQAKTTTYGLKDKGVDIVTKNLPDNIKKAVDSAKKDIIDGKTKVDDGVKKK; encoded by the coding sequence ATGAACAAAAAACTTATTGGCTTAGGTTTGGCAGCAGTTGCCATCCTATCACTCGGTGCTTGTAGCCGTTCATCACACTCATCATCAAGTTCTGTTAAGGCTGCTATCGTAACAGATACTGGTGGGGTTGATGACAAGTCCTTCAACCAATCGGCTTGGGAAGGCTTGCAAGCCTGGGGTAAAGAAAATAAGTTGAAGAAGGATACTGATTTCACTTATTTCCAATCAGATGATGAGTCTCAATACGCAACCAACCTAGATTCAGCTCAAAGCAAGGGTTACAACCTGATCTTTGGTATTGGTTACAATCTTCATGATGCTGTCGCTGAAGCAGCTCAATCAAATTCAAAGACAAATTATGTTATCATTGATGATGTCATTGAAGACCAAAAAAATGTAGCTAGTGTCCTTTTCGCTGATAATGAAGGTGCCTACCTTGCAGGTATCGCAGCTGCTATGCAAACTAAGACGAACAAGGTTGGTTTTGTTGGTGGTGTTAAATCTGATACTATCACTCGTTTTGAAACTGGCTTTAAAGCTGGTGTTGCTTCTGTGAACAAGGATATTGAAGTAGAAGTTCAATATGTTGGTTCTTACAATGATGCTGCTAAGGGACAAACCATTGCTCAGTCAATGTACTCTGGTGGTGCCGATGTTATCTACCATGCTTCTGGTGGTTCTGGTAAAGGTGTCTTCTCGCAAGCTAAGGAAATCAATGAAGGATTGAATTCTGATGCTGCTGATAAGGTTTGGGTTATCGGTGTTGACCGTGATCAATCCGAAGAAGGAAACTATACTGCTCAAGATGGTAAGAAATCAAACTTTGTTTTGACTTCAACCGTTAAAGAAGTTGGTACAGTCGTAAAAGATATCGCTAATGATCAATTGGATGGCAAGAAATTCCAAGCAAAAACAACAACCTATGGATTGAAAGATAAGGGTGTTGATATTGTCACTAAGAATTTGCCAGATAATATCAAGAAGGCCGTTGACAGTGCTAAGAAAGACATTATTGATGGTAAAACCAAGGTTGACGATGGTGTTAAGAAAAAATAA
- a CDS encoding ABC transporter ATP-binding protein produces the protein MAQETVIEMRNITKKFGNFVANDHINLDVKAGEIHALLGENGAGKSTLMNMLSGLLEPTEGEIFLNGKAVKLDSPSKSASLGIGMVHQHFMLVDAFTVAENIILGTEVTKGAFLDLKKAGQEIKELSEKYGLAVDPEAKVADISVGAQQRVEILKTLYRGADILIFDEPTAVLTPAEIAELLDIMRNLVKEGKSIILINHKLDEIRAVADRVTVIRRGKSIQTVPVAGTTSAELAEMMVGRAVSFKTDKIASQPKDVVLSIKDLVVDENRGVPAVKGLSLDVRGGEIVGIAGIDGNGQTELIQAITGLRKAKSGSITVKGAEVTHASPRQITEMSVGHIPEDRHRDGMILEMTLAENMALQTYYKEPFSHHGVLDYDYINKNAKRLMGEFDVRAASEQVSAGSLSGGNQQKAVIAREVDRDPDLLIVSQPTRGLDVGAIEYIRKRLVGERDKGKAVLVVSFELDEILDLSDRIAVIHDGKIQGILDPAQTNKQELGVLMAGGDLKKEDANV, from the coding sequence ATGGCACAAGAAACTGTCATTGAAATGCGCAATATTACCAAAAAGTTTGGTAATTTTGTGGCCAACGACCATATTAATCTGGATGTCAAAGCGGGTGAAATCCATGCTTTATTGGGTGAAAATGGTGCTGGTAAATCGACCTTGATGAATATGTTGTCAGGACTGCTCGAACCAACAGAAGGAGAAATCTTTCTCAATGGTAAAGCTGTAAAATTGGATTCGCCATCTAAATCAGCAAGTTTAGGGATTGGTATGGTTCACCAGCACTTCATGTTGGTGGATGCCTTTACAGTCGCCGAAAATATTATTTTAGGGACTGAGGTCACAAAGGGAGCCTTTCTGGATCTCAAAAAGGCAGGTCAAGAAATCAAAGAACTTTCTGAAAAGTATGGCTTGGCAGTTGACCCTGAGGCCAAGGTTGCTGATATTTCAGTTGGAGCACAGCAGCGGGTAGAAATTTTGAAAACCCTCTATCGTGGTGCAGATATCTTAATCTTTGACGAACCGACTGCTGTCCTAACTCCAGCAGAAATTGCTGAGCTCTTGGATATCATGCGTAACTTGGTCAAGGAAGGCAAATCAATCATCCTTATTAACCATAAATTGGATGAGATTCGTGCAGTTGCCGATCGTGTCACAGTTATCCGCCGTGGTAAGTCCATTCAGACCGTGCCAGTGGCTGGAACAACCAGCGCAGAATTAGCTGAAATGATGGTCGGTCGTGCGGTTTCTTTCAAAACAGATAAGATTGCGTCACAGCCAAAAGATGTGGTACTCTCTATTAAAGATTTAGTGGTTGATGAGAACCGTGGTGTGCCTGCTGTTAAGGGCCTGTCCCTAGATGTTCGTGGTGGTGAAATCGTAGGTATCGCTGGGATTGATGGTAATGGCCAAACCGAGCTTATTCAGGCTATCACTGGTTTACGTAAGGCTAAATCTGGTTCTATCACAGTTAAGGGAGCAGAAGTTACCCATGCCAGTCCTCGTCAAATCACAGAAATGAGTGTTGGTCATATTCCGGAAGATCGGCATCGCGATGGAATGATTCTTGAAATGACGCTAGCTGAAAATATGGCTCTACAAACTTATTACAAGGAGCCTTTCAGTCACCACGGTGTTTTGGATTATGACTACATCAATAAAAATGCCAAGCGTCTGATGGGAGAGTTTGATGTTCGAGCTGCCAGTGAACAAGTTTCTGCTGGCTCCTTGTCGGGTGGTAATCAGCAAAAAGCGGTGATTGCTCGAGAAGTCGATCGCGATCCGGACCTCTTGATTGTCAGTCAACCAACCCGAGGTTTGGATGTTGGTGCTATCGAATATATCCGTAAACGCTTAGTCGGAGAACGTGATAAAGGTAAGGCTGTTTTAGTAGTCAGCTTTGAATTAGATGAAATTCTAGACTTGTCAGATAGGATTGCTGTTATTCATGATGGTAAAATTCAAGGTATCTTAGACCCGGCCCAAACCAATAAACAAGAATTAGGTGTTTTGATGGCTGGTGGCGATTTGAAGAAGGAGGACGCAAATGTCTAA
- a CDS encoding ABC transporter permease yields the protein MSKKTQNWAVPLIAVLLGMLAGAIIMLIFGYNPFWAYNDLLYSAFGSIKNIGEILRAMGPLILIGLGFAVASKAGFFNVGLPGQALAGWLMSVWFALSFPDLPKPVSVICTVLIGLIAGGIIGAIPGILRAYLGTSEVIVTIMMNYVVLYVSKAIILDGISKDVMRTTTASIKVSESASYQTNFLSSLTDNSRFNLGFFIALAAVFVIWFLLKKTKTGYEITAVGLNPNAAEYAGMSSKQVIIWSMVISGALAGLGGTVDGLGTYENVYVQTSSLQIGWDGMAVALLASNSPIGIPFAALLFGVLSVGKTGMVDVPSEVIDVVSALIIFFVGSNYIIRRFIKPAKNAKKVVTEGGK from the coding sequence ATGTCTAAGAAAACGCAAAATTGGGCAGTACCCCTGATTGCAGTCTTGCTGGGGATGCTTGCTGGAGCCATTATCATGTTGATTTTTGGCTACAACCCTTTCTGGGCCTACAATGATTTGCTTTATTCTGCTTTTGGTTCAATCAAAAATATTGGTGAGATTCTGCGGGCCATGGGTCCTTTGATTCTGATTGGCCTAGGCTTTGCCGTGGCTTCTAAGGCGGGCTTCTTTAATGTCGGTTTGCCGGGTCAAGCCCTAGCTGGTTGGCTGATGTCAGTTTGGTTCGCTTTATCTTTCCCAGATCTGCCTAAGCCAGTCTCTGTTATCTGTACGGTTCTAATTGGTTTAATTGCTGGTGGCATCATTGGAGCCATTCCTGGGATTTTACGAGCTTACTTAGGAACCAGTGAAGTTATTGTCACCATCATGATGAATTATGTGGTACTCTACGTTTCTAAGGCTATTATTCTCGATGGTATCTCTAAGGATGTCATGCGGACCACAACAGCTAGTATTAAAGTATCGGAGTCTGCTTCCTATCAAACTAACTTCTTGTCCAGTCTCACTGACAATTCTCGTTTCAATCTTGGCTTCTTTATTGCTCTAGCGGCTGTTTTTGTTATCTGGTTCCTCTTGAAAAAGACTAAAACTGGTTATGAAATCACAGCAGTTGGGCTTAATCCTAATGCGGCTGAGTATGCCGGTATGTCTTCTAAACAAGTTATTATTTGGTCAATGGTTATTTCGGGTGCCTTAGCCGGACTGGGAGGAACTGTTGATGGTCTTGGAACGTATGAAAATGTCTATGTCCAAACCAGTTCCCTACAAATTGGCTGGGATGGTATGGCTGTTGCCCTCTTGGCTTCTAACAGTCCAATCGGTATACCATTTGCTGCCCTTCTCTTTGGTGTGTTATCGGTCGGTAAAACTGGTATGGTAGATGTGCCATCTGAAGTTATTGATGTTGTTTCTGCCTTAATTATCTTCTTTGTCGGCAGTAACTATATTATTCGTCGCTTTATTAAACCGGCTAAAAATGCTAAAAAAGTCGTAACGGAAGGAGGTAAATAA
- a CDS encoding ABC transporter permease, with product MGLLAVLVLLVSSALKYSTPLIFTSIGGTFSERGGIVNVGLEGIMVIGAFSGVVFNLAFADSLGKATPWVACLVAGLVGLVYSLIHAVATVNFRADHVVSGTVLNLIAPALAVFLCRVMYGKGETDTISQSFGRFSFPILKDIPVIGDIFFKNTSLIGYVAILVAFLAYILIFKTRFGLRLRSVGEHPQAADTLGINVYLMRYAGVMLSGFFGGIGGAVYSQAISNSFAVTTIAGPGFIALAAMIFGRWNPIGAMLSSLFFGLSQSLAIIGHKIPGLTHVPSVYLEIAPYVLTIVVLAAFFGKAVAPKADGVNYIKTK from the coding sequence ATGGGTCTACTTGCAGTTTTAGTTCTTTTAGTTTCTTCAGCCCTCAAGTATTCAACACCCCTTATTTTCACCAGTATTGGTGGGACCTTCTCTGAACGCGGTGGTATTGTCAATGTCGGTCTGGAAGGAATTATGGTTATCGGGGCTTTCTCTGGCGTTGTTTTTAACCTTGCCTTTGCAGATAGCTTAGGGAAGGCAACTCCTTGGGTAGCGTGTTTGGTAGCTGGTCTCGTTGGCCTTGTTTATTCCCTTATTCACGCAGTAGCGACTGTTAATTTTCGGGCAGACCATGTTGTCTCTGGGACTGTTCTGAATCTGATTGCTCCTGCCTTGGCAGTTTTCCTTTGTCGTGTCATGTATGGTAAAGGGGAAACCGACACTATCAGCCAATCCTTCGGACGCTTTTCTTTCCCTATTTTGAAGGACATTCCAGTGATTGGTGATATCTTTTTCAAAAACACGTCATTGATTGGCTATGTAGCTATTTTGGTGGCCTTTCTTGCCTATATCCTAATCTTTAAAACTCGTTTCGGTTTGCGCTTACGTTCTGTTGGTGAACATCCCCAAGCTGCGGACACTCTTGGTATCAATGTCTATTTAATGCGTTATGCTGGGGTTATGCTGTCAGGCTTCTTTGGCGGGATTGGCGGTGCTGTTTATTCTCAAGCTATTTCTAATAGTTTTGCGGTCACCACTATTGCTGGTCCAGGTTTCATTGCCTTGGCGGCTATGATTTTTGGACGTTGGAATCCAATTGGTGCTATGCTTTCCAGTCTATTCTTTGGTCTGTCACAGTCTCTGGCTATTATTGGCCATAAGATTCCTGGTTTAACCCATGTGCCATCAGTTTATTTGGAAATTGCTCCTTATGTTTTAACTATTGTTGTTTTGGCAGCTTTCTTCGGTAAAGCTGTCGCTCCTAAAGCAGATGGTGTCAATTATATTAAGACTAAGTAA